A region from the Nitrososphaerota archaeon genome encodes:
- the radA gene encoding DNA repair and recombination protein RadA, with the protein MKEKSNSSKERKYIYLEDLPGVGEATAEKLREIGYHTIESLATATVSELAAAGIGEKKAAEIISIAREAIEISFVTAKELSSFKSSIGRITTGSKMLDSLIAGGVETQSITEFYGEFGSGKSQLCHQLAVNVQLPPERGGLNGAALYIDTENTFRTERIYQMAKHLNLDPDEVASKIIYAEAYNSDHQVLLLEKCDEIIKKYNIRLIIIDSLTAHFRSEYIGRETLAIRQQKLNKHLHKLVRLARAFNAAAVITNQVMAKPDEFFSPFAVSPIGGHIVGHTSHTRIFLRKSVGKNIRIARLTVSPYLPEGEAIFKITENGIEDVEEEELKKSK; encoded by the coding sequence ATGAAGGAGAAAAGTAATTCTTCTAAAGAACGTAAATATATTTATTTAGAAGATTTACCAGGTGTTGGAGAAGCTACTGCTGAAAAGCTTAGAGAAATTGGTTACCATACTATCGAATCTCTTGCAACTGCTACCGTCTCTGAGCTTGCTGCTGCGGGCATAGGTGAAAAAAAAGCTGCTGAAATTATTTCAATTGCAAGAGAAGCGATTGAAATATCTTTTGTAACCGCTAAAGAATTATCCTCTTTTAAGTCTTCTATTGGTAGAATAACTACTGGTAGTAAAATGCTTGATAGTTTAATAGCTGGTGGAGTTGAAACACAAAGTATTACAGAATTTTATGGAGAATTTGGTTCTGGTAAAAGTCAATTATGTCATCAATTAGCAGTAAATGTTCAACTTCCGCCAGAAAGAGGCGGGTTAAATGGTGCTGCACTTTATATAGATACAGAAAATACTTTTAGAACTGAAAGAATATATCAAATGGCTAAGCATTTGAATTTAGATCCAGATGAAGTTGCAAGTAAAATAATCTATGCAGAAGCTTATAATAGTGACCATCAAGTTCTTTTACTTGAAAAATGTGATGAAATAATTAAGAAATATAATATAAGATTAATAATTATAGATTCTTTAACAGCACACTTTAGAAGTGAATATATCGGAAGAGAAACATTAGCAATAAGACAACAAAAATTAAATAAGCATTTACATAAATTAGTAAGACTTGCAAGAGCATTCAATGCGGCTGCTGTAATTACAAATCAAGTAATGGCAAAACCAGATGAATTCTTTTCACCATTTGCAGTATCACCAATAGGAGGGCATATTGTAGGACACACGAGTCACACGAGAATATTTTTAAGAAAATCTGTTGGAAAAAACATTAGAATAGCTAGATTGACTGTAAGCCCATATTTACCAGAAGGAGAAGCAATATTTAAAATAACTGAAAATGGAATAGAAGATGTAGAAGAAGAAGAGTTAAAGAAAAGTAAATAA
- a CDS encoding 2-isopropylmalate synthase: protein MFFILIIKKYLGGVFFPQKIRIFDTTLRDGEQTPGVSLTPEEKLMVAKQLDKLGVDVIEAGFPATSKGEIEAIKLIANENLKAEICALSRTIKSDIDTVIDCDVKSIHLFIATSDIHLKYKLEMTREQVLEKAIEAIDYSKAHGLTIEFSAEDATRTDIDFLKKFYETVCKAGVDRINVPDTVGIMTPKKFYDLILELKKVVDKPISVHCHNDFGMAVANSLAGVEAGAAQVHVTVNGLGERAGNAALEEVVTSLELLYGYKTNIKTNLIYETSKLVSQLTGIYVQPNKAIVGENAFAHESGIHTHGVIKNPLTYEPIPPEFVGRRRILVSGKHAGKHGIKAMLEEYGITPTEDQIKEILLKVKEIGDKGKKVTEEDLINIARIIVGETSKERKILKLEELAVVTGNKITPTSSVKIVFKDKQYIASETGVGPVDAAIKAIQKVIDPIIKIYLKEYRLEAISGGTDSLAEVIIKVEDSNGNIASARAIHEDIIMASVEAMINGINKLLYKKERIK, encoded by the coding sequence ATATTTTTCATTCTTATTATTAAAAAATATCTTGGGGGTGTCTTTTTTCCTCAAAAAATTAGAATATTTGATACAACTTTAAGAGATGGAGAACAAACTCCAGGAGTATCCCTAACTCCTGAAGAAAAATTAATGGTAGCGAAACAATTGGATAAATTAGGTGTGGATGTTATAGAAGCGGGCTTTCCAGCAACTTCTAAAGGGGAAATTGAAGCTATTAAACTTATAGCTAATGAAAATTTAAAAGCAGAAATATGTGCTTTATCAAGAACAATAAAAAGCGATATAGATACTGTTATAGATTGTGATGTAAAAAGCATTCATTTATTCATAGCTACTTCAGATATTCATCTTAAGTATAAATTAGAAATGACTAGGGAGCAAGTTTTAGAAAAGGCTATTGAAGCAATAGATTATTCTAAAGCACATGGATTGACTATAGAATTTTCAGCTGAGGATGCAACAAGAACAGATATAGATTTCTTAAAAAAATTTTATGAAACTGTTTGTAAAGCTGGAGTGGATAGAATAAATGTGCCAGATACTGTTGGAATAATGACACCAAAAAAATTCTATGATTTAATACTTGAATTAAAGAAAGTTGTAGATAAACCCATTAGTGTTCATTGCCATAATGATTTTGGAATGGCTGTTGCGAATTCTTTAGCAGGAGTAGAAGCAGGAGCAGCTCAAGTTCATGTAACTGTAAATGGCTTAGGTGAAAGAGCTGGAAATGCAGCATTAGAAGAAGTTGTAACAAGCTTAGAGCTTTTATATGGATATAAAACAAATATAAAAACAAATTTAATATATGAAACTTCTAAGCTTGTTTCTCAATTAACTGGAATATATGTTCAACCAAATAAAGCAATTGTAGGAGAAAATGCATTTGCACATGAATCTGGAATACATACTCATGGAGTAATAAAGAATCCATTAACTTATGAGCCTATTCCTCCTGAATTTGTTGGAAGAAGAAGAATATTAGTTTCAGGTAAGCATGCTGGAAAACACGGTATAAAAGCTATGCTTGAAGAATATGGAATAACTCCTACAGAAGATCAAATTAAAGAAATTTTACTTAAAGTTAAAGAAATTGGAGATAAGGGTAAGAAAGTTACAGAAGAAGATTTAATAAATATTGCTAGAATAATAGTTGGTGAAACAAGTAAAGAAAGAAAAATTCTTAAGCTTGAAGAATTAGCTGTAGTTACAGGAAATAAAATTACCCCAACTTCATCTGTAAAAATAGTTTTTAAAGATAAACAATACATAGCTTCAGAAACGGGAGTTGGCCCAGTAGATGCTGCTATAAAAGCTATTCAAAAAGTTATTGATCCAATAATTAAAATATATCTAAAAGAATATAGGTTAGAAGCTATAAGTGGAGGAACAGATTCCTTAGCTGAAGTTATTATAAAAGTTGAAGATTCTAATGGAAACATAGCTTCAGCAAGAGCAATTCATGAAGATATAATAATGGCTAGCGTTGAAGCAATGATAAATGGTATAAATAAGCTTCTTTATAAAAAAGAAAGAATAAAATAA
- a CDS encoding phenylalanine--tRNA ligase beta subunit-related protein, which translates to MFLKLTNEVEKEFPNLKALIIKIENVKIQKDNIKLEKFKEEVIKEVLEKYDLKSLKDEVTFRAYRNFFWKIGIDPTKIRPAAEALVRRILQGKPIPRVNTLVDAYNLASIKTGIAIAAFDLDKLKGDIVMRFAKENEEFLGIGMKDPIKLTGKEIVISDDEKIIAIYPYRDAENTKITFETSKVLFLICGVPGITEEALMNAAKVTIDYVTMFCNGKIVY; encoded by the coding sequence ATGTTTTTAAAATTGACTAATGAAGTAGAAAAAGAATTCCCAAATCTTAAAGCTCTTATTATAAAAATTGAAAATGTTAAAATTCAAAAAGATAATATTAAACTTGAAAAATTTAAAGAAGAAGTTATTAAAGAAGTATTAGAGAAATACGATTTAAAATCTTTGAAAGATGAAGTAACTTTTAGAGCATATAGAAACTTTTTTTGGAAAATTGGAATAGACCCTACAAAGATTAGGCCTGCAGCTGAAGCATTAGTAAGAAGGATTTTACAAGGAAAACCGATTCCACGTGTAAATACGCTTGTTGATGCATATAATCTTGCTTCTATAAAAACAGGAATTGCTATAGCAGCATTTGATTTAGATAAATTAAAAGGGGATATTGTTATGAGATTTGCTAAAGAAAATGAAGAATTTTTAGGTATTGGAATGAAAGACCCTATAAAACTTACTGGGAAAGAAATAGTTATTTCTGATGATGAAAAAATAATCGCTATTTATCCTTATAGAGATGCTGAAAATACAAAAATAACATTTGAAACAAGTAAAGTTTTATTTTTGATTTGCGGTGTTCCAGGTATTACAGAAGAGGCTCTTATGAATGCAGCAAAAGTAACAATTGATTATGTAACTATGTTTTGTAATGGAAAAATAGTATATTAA
- a CDS encoding carboxypeptidase regulatory-like domain-containing protein, with product MYKLSFIIKFFLGIIIFSLIFNGIGLCFTSAKNDSLEIDLLIITPQGEKIKLKSINGTIYLEKVVPGTYVVYAYWQNVLVGVKSIAVNRGNVVENIELAIYDLLLKIMDSYNKHPLYNAEVFIKHPNGSIIKMRTTDAIISLSSLPSGLYTIIIEWENYGKKVKVAEVTSELVRLKEAGKLVANVFDVVLTLVDGKARPISGATIKLAGVPATTDVNGKAIFTLVPCESNGTPYNISIEKDGIEIAKTTITVSPTRTEFTIIGGLYDLRVQVVGAAGQGLPMATVVVKRAGVEVATLTTDPNGVAVVPQLVASDYDVEVLYKGFSGSASISASDLAAGKVVTISLPPYAEVFGIVLTYWTFLAIVIGIILLIIVLVVLLSEYITWRRRKLGIYLPPPPKKEEK from the coding sequence ATGTATAAACTATCTTTTATTATAAAATTTTTTTTAGGAATTATAATTTTTTCTTTAATATTTAATGGGATTGGACTATGCTTTACTTCTGCAAAAAACGATAGCTTAGAAATAGACTTACTGATTATAACTCCTCAAGGTGAAAAAATTAAATTAAAATCTATTAATGGAACAATTTATCTTGAAAAAGTTGTTCCTGGAACATATGTAGTATATGCTTATTGGCAAAATGTTTTAGTTGGTGTTAAAAGCATCGCTGTTAATAGAGGAAATGTTGTTGAAAATATCGAATTAGCAATTTATGATCTTTTATTGAAAATAATGGATTCGTATAATAAACATCCTCTTTATAATGCAGAAGTTTTTATTAAACATCCAAATGGCTCAATAATAAAAATGAGAACTACCGATGCTATAATTAGTTTATCTTCTTTACCTAGTGGATTATATACGATAATAATTGAATGGGAGAACTACGGGAAAAAAGTTAAAGTAGCTGAAGTAACATCAGAACTTGTAAGATTAAAAGAAGCTGGAAAATTAGTTGCAAATGTATTTGATGTTGTATTAACTCTTGTTGATGGAAAAGCAAGACCAATTTCAGGTGCAACGATTAAACTAGCTGGTGTACCTGCAACAACTGATGTTAATGGAAAAGCAATATTCACATTAGTTCCATGTGAATCGAATGGAACACCATACAATATTTCGATTGAAAAAGATGGTATAGAAATTGCTAAAACAACAATAACCGTTTCACCTACAAGAACAGAATTTACAATAATTGGAGGATTGTATGATTTAAGAGTACAAGTTGTTGGTGCTGCTGGACAAGGATTACCAATGGCAACAGTTGTTGTAAAGAGAGCAGGTGTTGAAGTTGCTACATTAACAACTGATCCAAATGGAGTTGCAGTTGTTCCACAATTGGTTGCAAGCGATTATGATGTTGAAGTGCTATACAAAGGATTTAGTGGAAGTGCAAGCATATCTGCAAGCGATTTAGCAGCTGGAAAAGTTGTTACAATATCACTACCACCATATGCTGAAGTATTTGGAATTGTATTAACATACTGGACATTCTTAGCAATTGTTATTGGAATAATATTACTAATAATAGTATTGGTAGTACTATTATCAGAATACATTACATGGCGTAGAAGAAAATTAGGAATATACTTACCACCTCCACCAAAAAAGGAAGAGAAATAA